From Lysinibacillus sp. SGAir0095, the proteins below share one genomic window:
- a CDS encoding IclR family transcriptional regulator: MKNEYLVPAAVKIDRILKLVVEHKGSLRLIDISRELGISKSSCSLLLRTLEQLNWLIKDNQDEYKLGPVLGHIGHHYFKDLEIIDLFNGEAKKSLEIIDEHIQLGILQENQVMYLAKIKGSSTIDLVTHPGSLYPSHSTSVGKVQLIDKSYDELEKLFPNGLQSVTPHTITNLDELFKNLQNAKIHGYIEEHQESAIGFHCVACPIYNADGKIIAGVSTAMITEKWERKHEIAREEILKLSRRISYLNGYEIKKIE; this comes from the coding sequence TTGAAAAATGAATATCTGGTTCCAGCAGCAGTTAAAATCGACAGAATACTCAAATTGGTTGTAGAACATAAAGGATCCTTGCGATTGATCGATATTTCAAGGGAATTAGGGATCAGCAAGAGTTCGTGTTCTCTCCTTCTACGTACATTAGAACAATTAAATTGGTTAATAAAAGATAACCAGGATGAATACAAGTTAGGTCCAGTTCTAGGTCATATTGGTCATCATTACTTTAAGGATTTAGAAATAATTGACCTGTTTAATGGTGAAGCGAAAAAATCATTGGAAATTATCGATGAGCATATTCAACTGGGGATTTTACAAGAAAATCAAGTGATGTATTTAGCAAAAATCAAAGGGTCATCAACCATAGATTTAGTAACGCATCCAGGATCATTATACCCTTCTCATAGTACATCAGTTGGTAAAGTTCAGTTAATTGATAAAAGCTACGATGAGTTAGAAAAATTGTTTCCGAATGGATTACAATCAGTCACCCCCCATACGATCACAAATTTAGATGAGCTGTTTAAAAATTTACAAAATGCAAAAATTCATGGCTATATAGAAGAACATCAAGAATCGGCCATAGGATTTCACTGTGTAGCCTGCCCTATTTATAACGCCGATGGGAAAATTATTGCCGGTGTGAGTACCGCAATGATCACGGAAAAATGGGAACGTAAGCATGAAATTGCACGTGAGGAAATTCTAAAGCTAAGTCGACGAATATCCTATCTAAACGGGTACGAAATTAAAAAAATTGAGTGA